One genomic window of Carassius gibelio isolate Cgi1373 ecotype wild population from Czech Republic chromosome A10, carGib1.2-hapl.c, whole genome shotgun sequence includes the following:
- the LOC128021242 gene encoding period circadian protein homolog 1: MSNDNFQAPVTYGSRRGKGTTNKNEGETHSNASPGMTNSQSICPGLDISTAPQLTHSDDTDAHSSGNDSAERESEGHMGRETSTCSSHNGKGSTTETTESKSSNGNSPSPPSSSVSYSLLSGSSEQDQPTRLETQRELLKALRELKIRVPAEWHRKGRSSTLASLQYALNCVKQVRANQEYYHQWSVEESHGCCLDLSSFTIEELDNVTSEYTLQNTDTFSVAVSFLSGKVVYISSQAASLLRCKPERLQGAVFSELLAPQDVSTFYSSTAPCRLPPWSSCAGTTSQADCTEEKSMFCRISRGRDSNGEVKYYPFRLTPYQLTLRDSDTSHPEPCCLLIAERVHSGYEAPRIPADKRIFTTSHTPNCLFQEIDERAVPLLGYLPQDLVGKPVLIYLHPEDRLLMVAIHKKILQFAGQPFDHSPLRMRAQSGEYLTLDTSWSSFINPWSRKVAFIVGRHKVRTSPLNEDVFTPLEDGEVRIMSPDVPQLNELIHRVLVQPVHAGSSQGYGSLGSSGSHEHQHSANSSSESNGHASEDQIKPRKPMTFEQICQDMHMVKANGQQVFIDSRNRPPALKQSSLEALANAADTAEASAREGLASLALSSPPRKELPSVYSYQQINCLDNIVRYLESFNVPGTVKRKCGSSSCTTSSTSDDDKQREGAGATEDIAETLVVTEGSKVVPAAPAHTLTPLALHCKAESVFSATSLCSFSSTIVHVGDKKPPESDIVMMEEPPNTPTPSTSVPPTSVTSPMPTNLQQAVSPTAAVLEKEKERERRGGGNTGKGLTKAVLSAHTQQEEQAFLSRFRDISHLRMVQPSGSPQNRHMSTPGAKGVNSSQNYPSVGNSSSRRYGRGGKRQKHQVDGNTSDSPSPSGSSLYRGSNPGAIKPNLPSVQQSSTSWPPSATSLTSGTPMMTSFPPSYMPMFPISSPFSMPQMGTDPSLQEGVPRFPMQGFPPVMPPVMTFMMPNYMFPQLCNPGPLLNPANSQFVGQLPAQMNPLGQFPSSIVGLPSFNPAMGQFNPLGSQMYPAMPTMIPQQFYNPNPLFTYPNSSSVPAVNTNTAPHVQSRSSTPQSTGQLAGEREGSGSPLFQSRCSSPLNLLQLEELQSNRTDTMQQTPPPGCGGTQGDGTVVQNSSNRSNTKDGKLNDNSEVNESNQDAMSTSSDMLDLLLQEDSRSGTGSAASGSGSSGSGSFGSGSNGCSTSGSGTRSSNTSKYFGSIDSSENDHNHKPKSKDIGGEQFIKFVLQDPIWLLMANTDDKIMMTYQIPVKDRESVLKEDRDALKAVQKHQPHFTEEQKQELTQVHSWFQTGCLPKAINVTSCTGCVSPPDSSFLTPFDLDFHELDLSMVLREEAKQQEKLITAETALPLSPTSSDNEQRDSQTSTIT; the protein is encoded by the exons ATGAGTAATGACAACTTTCAAGCACCAGTGACCTATGGCTCTCGTAGAGGGAAGGGAACAACAAATAAGAATGAAGGGGAAACCCACAGCAATGCTTCTCCCGGAATGACCAACAGCCAATCCATTTGTCCCGGGCTGGACATTTCGACAGCGCCCCAGCTGACACACTCAGATGACACAGATGCCCACTCCAGTGGGAATGACTCGGCCGAGAGGGAGAGTGAGGGACACATGGGACGAGAAACATCCACCTGCAGCTCTCACAACGGAAAGGGTTCAACCACCGAGACTACGGAAAGCAAGAG CTCAAATGGAAACAGTCCCTCCCCTCCTAGCAGCTCGGTTTCGTACAGTCTTTTGAGTGGCAGCTCGGAGCAGGATCAGCCGACCCGGCTGGAGACCCAGAGAGAGCTGCTGAAAGCCCTGCGTGAGCTAAAGATCCGCGTGCCGGCAGAATGGCACAGGAAGGGCCGATCAAGCACCCTAGCCTCCTTGCAGTACGCACTTAACTGTGTCAAACAAGTCCGGG CTAATCAAGAGTACTACCATCAGTGGAGTGTGGAAGAGAGTCACGGGTGCTGTTTGGACTTGTCATCGTTTACTATTGAAGAGTTAGACAACGTTACATCAGAGTACACCCTTCAAAACACG GACACGTTCTCTGTGGCAGTGTCGTTCCTCTCTGGTAAAGTGGTGTACATCTCGTCCCAGGCGGCCTCTCTGCTGCGCTGTAAACCCGAGAGGCTGCAGGGAGCCGTTTTTTCAGAGCTGCTCGCACCTCAGGACGTCAGCACGTTTTACAGCAGCACGGCTCCCTGTCGTCTGCCGCCGTGGTCCTCCTGCGCAGGCACTA CCTCGCAGGCGGACTGTACCGAGGAAAAGTCGATGTTTTGTCGGATCAGCAGAGGTAGGGACAGCAATGGAGAAGTGAAGTATTACCCCTTCCGTCTCACGCCCTATCAGCTGACCCTGAGGGACTCCGACACGTCCCACCCTGAGCCCTGCTGCCTCCTCATCGCTGAGAGAGTCCACTCCGGCTACGAGG CACCTCGGATCCCAGCAGACAAGAGAATTTTTACAACCAGTCACACCCCAAACTGTCTGTTCCAAGAGATTGATGAAAG GGCAGTGCCATTATTAGGTTACTTGCCTCAGGACCTGGTTGGGAAGCCAGTGCTTATTTACCTGCATCCAGAAGACAGACTCCTTATGGTGGCCATCCACAAAAAAA TTCTCCAGTTTGCAGGGCAGCCATTTGACCATTCGCCCCTGCGCATGCGTGCACAAAGTGGGGAGTATTTGACCCTCGACACCAGCTGGTCATCCTTTATCAACCCCTGGAGCAGGAAGGTGGCTTTCATAGTGGGACGCCACAAAGTTCGAAC GAGTCCATTGAATGAGGATGTGTTCACTCCCCTGGAGGACGGGGAGGTGAGAATCATGTCCCCAGATGTGCCACAGCTGAATGAGCTGATCCACAGGGTCCTGGTGCAGCCTGTTCATGCCGGCAGCTCACAGGGGTACGGCAGCCTGGGCAGCAGTGGCTCGCACGAGCACCAGCACAGCGCCAATTCCTCATCTGAGAGTAACGGACATGCTTCCGAGGACCAGATCAAGCCCAGGAAACCA ATgacgtttgagcagatttgtcaAGACATGCACATGGTAAAGGCCAACGGACAGCAGGTCTTCATTGACTCCCGAAACCGGCCACCAGCTCTCAAACAGAGTAGCTTAG AAGCTCTGGCGAATGCAGCAGATACAGCAGAGGCCTCTGCTAGAGAAGGTCTGGCAAGTTTAGCGCTGTCCAGTCCACCCAGGAAGGAGCTGCCCTCCGTCTACTCATACCAGCAGATCAACTGTTTGGACAACATCGTAAG ATATCTGGAGAGCTTTAATGTCCCTGGCACAGTTAAGAGGAAGTGTGGTTCATCTTCCTGTACAACGTCTTCTACCTCTGATGATGATAAACAAAGAGAAGGAGCTGGAGCAACTGAAG ACATAGCAGAGACTCTTGTGGTGACCGAGGGTTCGAAGGTTGTCCCTGCAGCACCAGCACACACCCTAACCCCGCTGGCTCTGCACTGCAAGGCTGAAAGTGTTTTCTCAGCCACTTCCCTATGTAGTTTTAGCAGCACCATCGTCCATGTTGGTGACAAGAAGCCACCTGAATCAG ACATTGTTATGATGGAGGAGCCACCAAACACCCCAACACCTTCTACATCAGTCCCACCCACCTCTGTCACCTCTCCCATGCCCACGAACCTCCAACAGGCCGTGTCCCCCACTGCTGCTGttcttgaaaaagaaaaggagaggGAGAGAAGAGGTGGAGGTAATACAGGGAAGGGCCTCACAAAGGCAGTGTTATCTGCACATACCCAGCAAGAAGAGCAAGCTTTCCTCAGTCGTTTCAGAGACATCAGCCATCTGCGGATGGTTCAACCCAGCGGGTCACCACAGAACAGACACATGTCTACACCTGGGGCAAAAG GAGTGAACAGCTCCCAGAACTATCCTTCTGTGGGCAACAGCAGCAGTCGTCGGTATGGTAGAGGTGGGAAAAGACAGAAACACCAAGTAGATGGCAACACATCAGACAGTCCCTCCCCCTCTGGATCTAGTCTCTACAGAGGATCCAATCCTGGAGCAATAAAACCCAATCTCCCCTCAGTCCAGCAATCTTCCACTTCTTGGCCACCATCTGCAACATCCCTGACTAGCGGTACTCCCATGATGACCTCCTTTCCCCCAAGCTACATGCCTATGTTCCCCATTTCATCACCTTTCTCAATGCCCCAAATGGGAACAGATCCTTCCCTACAAGAGGGAGTCCCTAGATTCCCCATGCAAGGCTTTCCTCCAGTGATGCCACCAGTCATGACCTTCATGATGCCCAACTATATGTTTCCACAACTCTGTAATCCAGGACCACTGTTAAACCCAGCCAACTCGCAGTTTGTTGGTCAACTGCCTGCCCAAATGAACCCCTTGGGCCAGTTCCCTTCCTCTATTGTTGGTTTACCATCGTTCAATCCTGCAATGGGACAGTTCAATCCATTGGGCTCCCAAATGTATCCCGCCATGCCTACAATGATTCCCCAGCAATTCTACAACCCAAATCCCCTGTTCACTTACCCCAACTCTTCATCAGTGCCAGCAGTAAATACCAATACTGCACCACATGTGCAGTCTCGCTCCAGCACACCCCAGTCCACTGGGCAACTGGCTGGCGAGAGGGAAGGGTCTGGATCTCCTCTGTTTCAATCCCGATGCTCCTCCCCACTCAATCTTTTACAACTTGAGGAATTGCAAAGCAACAGAACGGACACTATGCAACAGACTCCACCCCCAGGGTGTGGAGGAACACAAGGGGACGGGACTGTGGTACAAAATTCCAGCAATCGCAGCAACACCAAAGATGGCAAACTCAATGACAAT TCTGAAGTCAATGAGTCCAACCAGGATGCCATGTCGACCTCCAGTGACATGCTGGACCTACTGCTGCAAGAGGATTCCCGCTCAGGCACTGGCTCTGCTGCCTCAGGTTCTGGGTCATCAGGGTCAGGGTCATTCGGATCTGGATCAAATGGATGTAGCACATCTGGAAGTGGCACTA GGAGCAGTAATACTAGCAAGTACTTTGGAAGCATTGACTCATCAGAGAATGATCACAATCATAAACCAAAATCTAAAGATATTGGAGGGGAACAGTTCATAAAGTTTGTCCTACAGGACCCTATCTGGCTCCTCATGGCGAACACAGATGACAAAATCATGATGACTTACCAGATTCCCGTCAA agacAGAGAATCAGTACTTAAAGAAGACAGAGATGCACTAAAAGCTGTTCAGAAGCATCAGCCTCATTTTACTGAGGAGCAGAAGCAAGAGTTAACTCAGGTCCACTCTTGGTTTCAAACCGGCTGCCTACCTAAGGCCATCAATGTTACG TCTTGCACAGGATGTGTATCTCCCCCAGATTCCTCGTTTCTTACTCCATTCGATTTGGACTTCCATGAGTTGGATCTCAGCATGGTTTTGAGAGAAGAGGCCAAACAACAAGAAAAACTTATCACAGCCGAGACAGCCTTACCCTTGAGCCCAACTTCATCTGATAATGAACAGAGAGACAGTCAGACCAGCACAATCACTTAG
- the LOC128021241 gene encoding procollagen C-endopeptidase enhancer 2, whose amino-acid sequence MWISVLRNMERLTAVWSLGLLLSLSFGGVLCQTTNDTRPVFNCGGDLVGDSGFVGSEGFPSFYKPNSKCTWYITVPEGNVIMLSFRMFDLEADHLCRYDYVDVYNGHSNMVQKLGRFCGTFRPGALISTSNTMMVEMVSDSGTGGRGFLASFSGGKPHVDEHQFCGGKLTKSQGTIKTPNWPEKNYPAGISCSWLITVEPEMVIEVKFDKFDVESDTYCRFDYVAFFNGGDKDDSRRIGKYCGDTAPQNIITNSNVLLVQFVSDLSVTSDGFMASYTSIPRGLRTPTTGGDVVSGPRVSSTATKPRVTPGKPVKPVVFTTEATTITTTTTTEQPMARPKPARPFRPARRPSRKPEPGVSSPATDTNPLCPETCKRDGTFKTSFCASEFVITGKLTALSPGPNGSMQATVSLIKAYKAGSLTITQAGETMSVKLSITCKRCPFLRRGQNYILMGNVDEEGRGVLIPGSFTALYKAPHHRILSNINKQPC is encoded by the exons ATGTGGATCTCAGTGCTGAGGAATATGGAGCGTCTGACTGCTGTGTGGAGTTTGGGGCTTCTTCTGTCTCTGAGTTTTGGAGGGGTCTTGTGTCAAACCACCAATGACACCAG GCCTGTGTTTAACTGTGGCGGTGATCTGGTTGGAGACTCAGGTTTTGTGGGCAGTGAAGGATTCCCATCGTTTTATAAACCCAACAGCAAATGTACCTGGTACATCACA GTTCCAGAGGGCAATGTGATCATGCTGTCCTTCAGGATGTTTGACCTGGAGGCTGATCATCTCTGCCGCTACGACTATGTGGATGTGTATAACGGACACTCTAACATGGTACAGAAGCTCGGGCGTTTCTGTGGAACGTTCCGGCCTGGAGCTCTCATTTCCACATCCAACACCATGATGGTAGAGATGGTATCAGATTCAGGAACGGGAGGAAGAGGGTTCCTGGCTAGCTTCAGTGGAGGAAAGCCACATGTGGATG AGCACCAGTTTTGTGGCGGGAAGCTCACAAAGTCTCAGGGCACGATAAAAACTCCCAATTGGCCGGAGAAAAATTATCCAGCGGGCATCAGCTGTTCTTGGCTTATAACGGTGGAGCCGGAAATG GTGATTGAGGTGAAGTTTGATAAGTTTGATGTGGAGTCTGACACATACTGCCGCTTCGACTATGTGGCGTTCTTTAACGGAGGAGACAAAGACGATTCAAGACGCATCGGAAAATACTGCGGAGACACTGCGCCTCA GAACATTATTACCAATAGCAATGTGCTGTTGGTGCAGTTTGTTTCTGACCTTAGCGTGACTTCAGACGGATTCATGGCGTCGTACACTAGCATCCCACGTGGCCTCCGTACTCCGACTACAGGTGGCGATGTTGTGTCAGGACCCAGAGTGTCATCCACGGCCACGAAACCCCGTGTCACCCCGGGCAAACCGGTGAAACCTGTGGTCTTCACAACAGAAGCAACAACTATAACTACGACCACTACCACTGAACAGCCAATGGCACGACCCAAACCGGCAAGACCCTTTAGACCTGCGAGACGCCCATCCAGGAAACCAGAGCCAGGGGTATCCAGTCCAG CCACAGACACAAACCCACTGTGCCCAGAAACATGTAAAAGAGATGGAACCTTCAAGACTAGTTTCTGTGCTAGTGAATTTG tTATCACTGGTAAGCTGACAGCATTGAGTCCTGGACCTAATGGAAGTATGCAGGCCACAGTGTCTTTAATTAAGGCCTACAAGGCTGGTAGTCTTACCATCACCCAAGCTGGAGAAACCATGTCTGTCAAACTTTCGATAACCTGCAAGAGATGTCCATTTCTGCGCAGAG GTCAAAACTATATCCTGATGGGTAATGTGGATGAGGAAGGCCGTGGTGTTCTCATTCCTGGTAGTTTCACTGCACTGTACAAAGCCCCACACCACAGGATACTGAGCAACATCAACAAGCAGCCGTGCTGA